The sequence below is a genomic window from Takifugu flavidus isolate HTHZ2018 chromosome 11, ASM371156v2, whole genome shotgun sequence.
ATCGGACCAGACAAGGTTGTTTTCTTAGAGAGAAGCATTGCTGCTTTCAGCACCTGAGAATGTTCAGCCTCCATTCTGGGTCCTTGAGCCCAGAAGTCAACAGTTTCTGTCCCAGATCTCCAGGATGATTAAAGCTGAGGTCCAGAACCCGCAGATGGGAcgggttggacttcagagctgaggccaaaGAAACGAAACCTTCGTCTGTTATCAGACAACCCGAcagcctgaaaagaaaacaaacataaacagtTTGTTCTGTCCATGACCAGGAGATGAACAGGTTGACGACTGTCGATGACCAAATTTGTAAAGTTGGTAAATTCGTTTGTTCCTGACCTCAGAGTGTCCAGGGTACACTGTGGACTCTTTAGCCCAGCAGTGAGCAGCTTTACTCCAGAATTATGCAGGTTGTTGTTACTCAGATCCAGTTCCttgagcctggaggagctgagaactGTAGCTAGATCTTCACAGCTTCTATCTGTCAGGTTGCATCCACTCAGTCTTGAGACACAAGCAGAAGGAGCAATGTTAATGTCCATTGTCTTCCAACCGGTGAAGCTGATGCTAATCCGCACTTACAGAACTTTGCTCGAGGCTTTCACCACTGGCAACAGCCGCAGAAGAGCTTCCTCTGAGGCGGAGTACTTTTTCAGGTCAAAAACCTCCAGATCTTCctctgaggacagtaatatgaagaccagagctgaccactgagcagcagAAAGCTGATCTGTGGACAGCCGTCCAGACCTCAGGGCCTGTTGGATCTCCTCCACCAGAGACCCATCGTTGAGCTCGTTCAAGCAGTGAAACAGGTTGATACTTCTCTCTGCAGACACACTCTCGCCGATCTGCTTCTTGATGTACTTAATTGTGTCTTGACTTGTCTCTGCACTAATTTCTTTCTTTGCCAGGAACCCCCTTAGGAGTCTCTGGTTGGTCTGCAGAGAAAGACCCAGGAGGAAGCGGAgaaacaggtccaggtgtccatTAGAACTCCTCGTGCTCTGCTTCACTGCGTTCTGGTAAAAGGTTGCCTCTGCAGATGTGTCATCTGTTTCATTGGATGTTTTTTCTGAGAGAAGATCAACGCCAGAGTTGATGAACATCAGATGGACATAAAGTGctgccagaaactcctgaacactcagatggatgAAGCAGAACACCCTCTCCAGGTAGagccctctctcctctctgaagatctgcgtgaacactcctgaaTACACTGAGGCGGCTATCAGGTCCATTTCACACTCTTTCAGATCTGATTCATAGAAGATCAGGTTCCCTTTCTGCAGCTGTTCAAAGGCCAGTTTTCCCAGACATTCTATCATCTtactgttctctggactccaatGTGGATCTATCCCAGAACTTCCGTGGTATTTGAAATTCCTTAGTTTGGACTGAAGCACCAAGAAGTGGATGTACATCTCAGTCAGGGTCCTGGGCAGCTCCACTCCCTCTCTGGTCTTTAACACGTCCTCCAGaactgtagcagtgatccagcagaagattgggatgtgacacataATGTGGAGGCTTCGAGATCTCCTGATGTGAGAGATGATTCTGCTGGCCTGCTCCTCATTTAGGAACCTCTTcttgaagtactcctccttctgcgGATCGAGGTATCCACGGACCTCTGTCATCCTGTCAATGCACTCGGGTGGGATCAgattggctgctgcaggtcttgtggttatccagagtcgagcAGAAGGAAGCAGGTTCCCTTTGATGAGGTTCGTCATCAGAACATCCACTGTGGCAGACTCTGTGATGTCATTCAGGGCCTTGTTGCGAAGGAAGTCCAGAGGAAGTCGACACTCATCCAGGCCGTCAAAGATGAAAGTGACCTGAAACTCATCAAACTTAAAGATTCCTGCTTCTTTGATTTCACTAAAAAAGTTCTGAATAAGTTCCACTAAGCTGAACCTTTTCTCTTTCAATAGGTTCAGTTCTCGGAAGGTGaacggaaacaggaagtagatgtcctggtttgtttcttcttcagccCAGTCCAGGGCAAACTTCTGTGTTAGGACAGTTTTGCCGATGCCGGCTACACCTTGTGTCATCACAGTTCTGACTGGCCCATGTCGTCCTGGTAAAGGGTTGAAGATGTCTTGGAGTTTGATTGCAGTTTCTGGTCTACACGCTCTCCTGGAGGCTGATTCCATCTGTTGGACCTCATGTTCGTCGTTGACCCGTGCAGATCCCCCCTCCGTGATGTAGAGTTCGGTATAGATCTGATTTAGGAGCGTTGGGCTCCCTCCTTTGGCGATCCCTTCAAACACTCTTTGGAACTTTGTCTTTAAGGAGGATTTGAGTCTACGCTGACAGACGGCAGCAGGGTTCCCTGGACAAAGGAGAAAACCCCCAAACTATTgctaaaacaacacaaatacattttgaaaaataCGCAGAACACTCAGAGGCATCTCCTCACCACTCCGCAGACGGtcagccagctcctcctgcttcaTTCTCTTCAGGAAGTTCACCGTGatgttcagaaaagcctctctgttgccctgaagctcctcctcctctgggcaTTCTGGGTAATCATAGTTCAGCCACCTCTGGATCATCTTCAGCTCGTTCTTCACAAAGTTGAAgatgttctcctccagcagctgcaaaaGAATTACACAGGGAAGCACGTTGACCTCTCGGTCCAAACGCACGGAACCAAATCCTGATCTGCTTGTGTTCAAACCGCAAATGTGGAGTCCAGATGTTCCGGATGATGCTGCTCCTTCGGACCATCACAACCTTCTGAGCTCTGCTGTTCGGCTCTGATGAGGAATCATAAACAGTACCTTTGCATAACATGAActtacagacacaaacaaaggtcaaaggtcatccaGGTGAGTCACAGTCTCCTGAGAAAAGAGAACCTCCGAGGAGgttttcctgacattttctcTTTTGCGTTGTTCCTACGTACATCTCAGCATCACGGGATGTTCTCAGTTCAGGTGGAAGTTGCAACATGATGGTGAGGCAAAGAGTCCTGAGAAACTTACATCTGATCACTGACCAAATGGTCCACTTCCTCCTTGAAGGACCAATCGGCTTGAGGAGATTCATGCTTCTGGAGGCTGAAAAGAAAGCATCCTAGAGCTTCCATTGTCAAGATATGAATTGATCAATAACACCTGGGATAATTAGAGTAATAATGCTTTATAAATGTGTTCAATGGTGACCTCATCACTGCAGCCTTATCCTCACCATCCATCCGAAGACATTTTGAAGACAATCGGCAACTCCATGGATGCGTTACTCCGCATGTCAACAGCTTTCGGTCCAGATCCATGTCCACATCCAGCTCCACCAACGGTACAGAAggaactctgctgctgtcgctctGCAGGTGATGTCATGTTTGATTTCTAAAGTCAAGATTGGATCCACGCCAGCAGAACTGTTCCCCAGGACAGTATCGCTTGGATTCTATCATTGATAAACAACAAAAGATGATTATCTCACCACTTCCACGAAATGACAACAGGAATTGTGAAAGCCAACAACCATGACCATAGACCACATACCTGACCATAAACCACATACCTAACCATAAACCACATGCTAGTATACACAAACCTATAAACTACAATCACCATTTTGAGCTCTATGTACAACTTTCCACCTTTCCTCAACATTTTCAGCTCTAGTAATCTCAATTCCACACAATAAtgtgtgaaaataaaatgtagtaCTCATGTATGAAACGTTTACTTTTGGTTTCACAAGCTGAACTCTCCGTTACAACAACCCCCCCTGCGTCACAACATGatctagttttattttttattttttatccgATTTAATGTGGCGTTCAGGTATGGAAGGCGTGGAACTCACCCGCTGTTTTCACACCAATCTGATATTAACCATCACAGCCTCTGGCAAATTTTCCACGGCGCTCAAACCGACTAACACATGACTTCCTCTTCTAGTCTCGATTCCACCCAACCAACAATGACCTCACTGCacagatttaaagagacagTCCACTGCACAACCTGTGTTCTCCAAACACTGTAAAACCTGTAACTGTAGAAGCCCGAGTTTTAAAGCAATAGTAAAAGTCATAATAGTAGTATAAACAGCAGTATATGAAACAACAGTACTAatatctgtgtagattctcagtcatccaggtcattgtatccaaggtagttttctctgtcaactggactgggttgacagagaaaactaccttggaacaGTACTAATAGTACTAAAGGTaatagaagtagtagtagtagtagtactaataatagtaatatcAGTAGTAGAATTAGTCATGTTAACAgtggcagtagtagtagtagtagcagcattagcaatggtagtagcagtagcagaaactgtagtagtagtagttgaaacagtagtaatagtagtagtagtagtagtagttgaaACAGTAGCAGAaacagtagtaacagtagtagtagtagtggtagttgAAACAGTAGCAGAaacagtagtaacagtagtagtagtagtggtagtagtaacagtaggggtagtagtaacagtagcagaaAGAGTAGTTGaaacagtagtaatagtagtagtagttgaaacagtattagtagtagtattagtggTAGTAGTAACAggagaagtagtagtagtagtggaaacagtagcaatagtagtagtagtagttgaaACAGTAGTAATATTAGTGGTAGTAGTAACAGTTGAAGTATTAGT
It includes:
- the LOC130533770 gene encoding NLR family CARD domain-containing protein 3-like, translating into MTSPAERQQQSSFCTVGGAGCGHGSGPKAVDMRSNASMELPIVFKMSSDGCLQKHESPQADWSFKEEVDHLVSDQIAEQQSSEGCDGPKEQHHPEHLDSTFALLEENIFNFVKNELKMIQRWLNYDYPECPEEEELQGNREAFLNITVNFLKRMKQEELADRLRSGNPAAVCQRRLKSSLKTKFQRVFEGIAKGGSPTLLNQIYTELYITEGGSARVNDEHEVQQMESASRRACRPETAIKLQDIFNPLPGRHGPVRTVMTQGVAGIGKTVLTQKFALDWAEEETNQDIYFLFPFTFRELNLLKEKRFSLVELIQNFFSEIKEAGIFKFDEFQVTFIFDGLDECRLPLDFLRNKALNDITESATVDVLMTNLIKGNLLPSARLWITTRPAAANLIPPECIDRMTEVRGYLDPQKEEYFKKRFLNEEQASRIISHIRRSRSLHIMCHIPIFCWITATVLEDVLKTREGVELPRTLTEMYIHFLVLQSKLRNFKYHGSSGIDPHWSPENSKMIECLGKLAFEQLQKGNLIFYESDLKECEMDLIAASVYSGVFTQIFREERGLYLERVFCFIHLSVQEFLAALYVHLMFINSGVDLLSEKTSNETDDTSAEATFYQNAVKQSTRSSNGHLDLFLRFLLGLSLQTNQRLLRGFLAKKEISAETSQDTIKYIKKQIGESVSAERSINLFHCLNELNDGSLVEEIQQALRSGRLSTDQLSAAQWSALVFILLSSEEDLEVFDLKKYSASEEALLRLLPVVKASSKVLLSGCNLTDRSCEDLATVLSSSRLKELDLSNNNLHNSGVKLLTAGLKSPQCTLDTLRLSGCLITDEGFVSLASALKSNPSHLRVLDLSFNHPGDLGQKLLTSGLKDPEWRLNILRMEPAGPQWLTPGLRKYSCELSFDTNSVNRKIRLSEDRKATYVGEEEPYPDHPDRFDEWPQLLCDAGLTGRFYWEVEWTGHVDISLSYRGINRIGHQYDCRFGRNDQSWSLECSEDGYCVWHNNTGTTATVSNTTSSGVNKVAVFMDWPAGILSFYRVASDRLLHLHTFSTTFPDPLYPGFGFWASWYGSVSLCPVQQQQ